Within Thermococcus indicus, the genomic segment TCTACATAGGCAACGAGGAGGTCATAAGGAAGACCCTGGCGGCGGCTCTCGTCAATGGGAACGTCCTCTTTGAGGACTACCCCGGCCTGGGAAAGACACTCCTGGCCAAAGCCTTCGGGAGGGTTCTGGGCCTGAAATACACCCGCGTTCAGTTCACCCCTGACCTGCTCCCCGCGGACATACTGGGAACGAAGGTATGGCGCCAGAACCTTGGAACGTTCGAGCTCATTAAAGGCCCAATCTTCACGCACGTCCTTCTGGCGGACGAGATCAACCGCGCTCCCCCCAAGACCCAGTCCGCTCTACTTGAGGCAATGGAAGAGCGCCAGGTCACGATAGAGGGTGAGACCTTCCCCCTGGAGCGGCCGTTCTTCGTCATCGCAACACAGAACCCGATAGAGTTCGAGGGAACCTACCCCCTCCCCGAGGCCCAGCTCGACAGGTTCCTCCTCAGGTTGCGCGTGGGCTATCCGAAGAGCCTGGAAGATGAGATGGCAATCCTTGAAGCGCGTTTGAGCTGGAGAAAGGACGACCCAACGGCGGACATGGAACCGATGATCGACAGGAAGACGTTCGTAAGAATCCAGGACCTCGTGGAGGAGAGAATTTTCACCAGCAGGGACATTGTGAGGTACATCTCGGAGCTCGTGAGGAACGCCAGGGCGGATTCCAGGGTGGAGGCCGGCCCGAGCCCCAGGGGCGGAATCGCACTGATGAAGGTGGCAAAGGCAAACGCCCTTCTGGAGGGCAGGGACTACGTTCTTCCGGACGACGTCAAGGCCTTCGCCATCGATGCCCTGGCCCACAGGGTCGTCATCAGGGCGGAGTACTCCTTTGAGGGCATCAGGGGTGAGGACGTTATAATGGAAGCCCTGGAAAAGACCCCCGTTCCCAAAGGGGCGGAAGGAAGATGAGAAAGAACCTGACGGGCTACCTCCTATGGGCGCTCCTCCTGGGGACGCTTTTTCTCTCCCCCGGGATGATAGGCCTGGCCACGGTGCCCCTGTCCGTCCTGGCCCTAGGAACACTGATCGAACCGCCGAAGGGCATAACCGTGGTGAGGAGGATATCCCGGAGGGAGGTGCGGCTCGGTGAGGAGGTCGAGGTCAGGGTGCGCGTCACGGTCGAACGCGGTATGGGTATAGTGGTCGTCAGGGACCCCCTGCCCGGGAGCGTGGCGCTGACCGAGGGCAGCAGCGTCGGGGTATTCTTCAAGGGCCCCAGGCCACTGCAGGTTGAATACACCTACAGGATAAAGCCCGTCCTCAGGGGCGTTTACAGCCTGCCCAGGAGCGAGGTGACCACGAGGAATCCCCTCGGGACCCGCTATCTCTGGGGGCTCTACGGGGAGGAGCTGAGAATAAGGGCCGTTCCCAGGGTGCTGAGAGAGGTATCTGTGATTGAAACCCGGAGAAAGGCCAGGATAAGCGTTCCGGAGACGAGCTACTCCATAAGGGGGCCCATCTCAACGGACTTCAAGGAGATAAGGAACTACCAGACGGGGGATCCGATGAAGCTCATAAACTGGAAGGCGACCGCGAGGATGGGGGAGGTGCTCGTCAACGAGTTCGAGAGGGAAGGAAAGAAGACCGTGCTCTTCATTGTGGACGCCCGGGAGGCGATGAAGATAGGAAAGGAGAGCGAGAGCCCCTACGAACACGCCATGAACCTGGTCGCATCGATGGCCCACAGCTTCCTGAGAAAGGACTACCACGTGGGGCTCTATCTGCTGGGAGCGGGAAAGTTCATTCCACCTGCCACGGGGCCCAGACAGCTCCACGAAATCGTTAGAACCATGATGAGCTTTGAGAGGGTCCAAACTGGGGAGGAAAGGCTCGATGACGCGGTGGAGAGGCTGAGGAGGATACTCATCCAGTACACCCCCCTTGTGGTCTACGTCTCCAACATCCTGGAGGGAACGTGGGCCGAGACGAGGAGAGGAATGCTCACCGTGAGGGCCATGGGGCGGGGCAAGACGAGGCCGATGGTGATAGACATCTCGGTCTATCCGACCCTCGACCCGGGGACAGGGACGCTGATGGAGATGGAGAAGAGGGCGATAATGGAGGACCTGGAGAAAACCGGAGCCTACGTCATCCGCTGGCTGCCCGGCGAGGAGGAAACGGGCAGGATAGTAACCAGGCTTCTGGGGGAGATAAGATGAGCCTCACCCCCGCAAAATTCGCGGTTGTTCTCCCCGCGGCGGCTCTGACCGCGCTGGCGTATTCCAGCGTCTCTGGGGTGAGCGGCTACGCACTTCCAGCAGCACTCGCGGCGATCCTGCTGGGAGTCTTTCTATCCAGCGGCTCCGCCAGCAGGGCCGTCTCCCTCTCGATGACCCTCTACGCGGTCCCATACACGATCGGGGCGTCGCAGTTCCTGCCCGTGGCATTTCCAGAAGCCTACAGGAACCTGGGGGAGGCAATACTGGCCAGCCCGTACTTCTCATCTGTGCTCCCGATATTCGCCCTCGTCGCCCTGGGAATCACCGCGGACTACGTGGAGACCGCAGAGGAGTGGGAGGGCGTTCTGAATGAACTGGGCGGGCAGGAAGTCGGAAAGAGAACGCTGCTCTACGGCCTTCTCTTCCTGCTGGGGGCGTTCATTCTCTCCCTGGCGGTCTTCTGGGCGGGCGGCCGCCTGGGAATCTCGGCGGCTGGCCCTCTGCTGCCGTTGATTCTCATCACGGTGGGGCTGGTTGTCGCATACTCCTCCATCGAAAGCGGGGATCACAGGAGGGTGATCGTCGCGGTGGAGACCCCCCCGTTCAACGGGAGCGTGGTTATCCAGACCCCAAAAAGGACGCTGACCCTGCCGGTGAGCCGTTCCATGGGCTTCGAGTGGGAGACCGTGAGACTGGAGGCCGAAACGGGGGAGAGACCAAGGAGGGTCCTCCTCAGAACAGGAGAAAGGGAAGAAGTCCTGAGCCCCCTGATTGAAAGCGTCGATCAGGGGACTCTCTTCCTGCTCTACCGGGTGGAAAAAGAGAAGGTTAATATAGACCGCCGTCCATATTCATCCCAGGTGAGAACGTATGAGTAGTAAATTACCGAAGGCCGCCGGAAAGGTTTTGGAAGCCGGGGAGAACGTGCTCTTCACCGTTAAAAAGAAAGTGAGCCTTGAAAAGCCCAAATGGCTCCTCATAACCGACAGGAGAATAATCTACCTGGACGAAAAGATCCTGGGAAGGTACGACGTGAAGGCCATACCCTATCAGAAGCTCGAGGAAGTCAGGGTTGAGCTCGGTGTGGTGTCCTCGGAGTTCCTCATTAAGGGTGAGGAGAACGTGAGGCTAAAGCTCGGCTGGATGAACAAGGAACAGGCAAGAAAGACGATAAACGCCATAAAGGACGCTTTGAATGCCATAGCCATTGAACCCGTGAGTGTGGACATCAAGAAGGGCCTGACCCACGAGACATGGGTGCTGAAGAAGCCCAAGGAACTCGTCAGCAGGGTCGTCTCAACTGGAACCACGGTCCAGCACACACCGGCCGTGGAGAAGAAGGAAGATCCCATCGAGAAGCTCAAGAAGCTCAAGGAGCTCTACGACATGGGTGTTATAAGCGCCGAAGAGTACGAAGAAAAGAGAAAGAAGCTTCTCGAGCAGATTTAGCCCCTTTTCTTCCAGAT encodes:
- a CDS encoding AAA family ATPase; protein product: MTEIEEASKKLEEIVERISTVYIGNEEVIRKTLAAALVNGNVLFEDYPGLGKTLLAKAFGRVLGLKYTRVQFTPDLLPADILGTKVWRQNLGTFELIKGPIFTHVLLADEINRAPPKTQSALLEAMEERQVTIEGETFPLERPFFVIATQNPIEFEGTYPLPEAQLDRFLLRLRVGYPKSLEDEMAILEARLSWRKDDPTADMEPMIDRKTFVRIQDLVEERIFTSRDIVRYISELVRNARADSRVEAGPSPRGGIALMKVAKANALLEGRDYVLPDDVKAFAIDALAHRVVIRAEYSFEGIRGEDVIMEALEKTPVPKGAEGR
- a CDS encoding DUF58 domain-containing protein — encoded protein: MRKNLTGYLLWALLLGTLFLSPGMIGLATVPLSVLALGTLIEPPKGITVVRRISRREVRLGEEVEVRVRVTVERGMGIVVVRDPLPGSVALTEGSSVGVFFKGPRPLQVEYTYRIKPVLRGVYSLPRSEVTTRNPLGTRYLWGLYGEELRIRAVPRVLREVSVIETRRKARISVPETSYSIRGPISTDFKEIRNYQTGDPMKLINWKATARMGEVLVNEFEREGKKTVLFIVDAREAMKIGKESESPYEHAMNLVASMAHSFLRKDYHVGLYLLGAGKFIPPATGPRQLHEIVRTMMSFERVQTGEERLDDAVERLRRILIQYTPLVVYVSNILEGTWAETRRGMLTVRAMGRGKTRPMVIDISVYPTLDPGTGTLMEMEKRAIMEDLEKTGAYVIRWLPGEEETGRIVTRLLGEIR
- a CDS encoding PH domain-containing protein, with translation MSSKLPKAAGKVLEAGENVLFTVKKKVSLEKPKWLLITDRRIIYLDEKILGRYDVKAIPYQKLEEVRVELGVVSSEFLIKGEENVRLKLGWMNKEQARKTINAIKDALNAIAIEPVSVDIKKGLTHETWVLKKPKELVSRVVSTGTTVQHTPAVEKKEDPIEKLKKLKELYDMGVISAEEYEEKRKKLLEQI